One Poecilia reticulata strain Guanapo linkage group LG4, Guppy_female_1.0+MT, whole genome shotgun sequence genomic window carries:
- the tcf3b gene encoding transcription factor 3b isoform X5 encodes MSEQQQRMAAVETDKELSDLLDFSAMFAPPVANGKNRTMTLASTHFSGPAIDERSGSGSWGSTEQNSPSFTTQGRSYGEGSHFSEHEGLSSPFISSGIAGKNERPPYTPFVSQPGLFPSDIAMPSPDALSPSGIKSGSQFYPSYPNNPRRRPPEGGLETQPKKIRKPPGLPSSVYASTSGDEFARDNGGYPGAKPGAVYPGTFYMQEDPWSSSGYSGMLGNSPHIGQPGSFPAINPQDRMNYSLPGSEVNGFHSAPTTYNHTSTINGEGIMATRGTTASSSGDEIGKALASIYPSDHNSNNFSSAPSTPGSPQAIPGAQSQWQRPTTPNYEGQPHTLQNKMEDRLEEAIHVLRSHAVGQSPALEGAHSDMHSLLSSVHNGGLGGLSPAFPNASLALSNRHPALQGGKHEEPTGLPPSSTLLHGHHATGPTPSVGQPEGFTSLPGGLARSAHSSSSSDIKREDKEDDENSSIADKSEEEKKDSKAARNRTRKEALTLQMLSGLSDQKDDQDNEDDEDVPPEVKMERERERRVANNARERLRVRDINEAFKELGRMCQLHLSHDKPQTKLLILHQAVNVILNLEQQVRERNLNPKAACLKRREEEKVSGVVGEAPMQLPGGHPSMGGDGHNPVGHM; translated from the exons ATGTTTGCGCCGCCAGTAGCCAATGGGAAGAACAGGACAATGACACTAGCCAGCACTCATTTCTCTGGGCCAG cAATAGATGAGCGCAGTGGCTCTGGATCCTGGGGCtccacagaacagaacagtCCCTCATTCACCACCCAAGGACGG AGCTATGGAGAGGGATCCCATTTCAGTGAACATGAAGGCTTGTCCTCCCCATTTATTAGTTCAGGGATTGCAG gtAAAAACGAGAGGCCACCATACACTCCCTTCGTAAGCCAG CCTGGTTTATTTCCAAGTGACATAGCAATGCCCAGTCCAGATGCTTTGTCTCCCTCTGGCATAAAGTCAGGCTCTCAGTTTTATCCATCATATCCCAACAACCCCCGGAGAAGGCCGCCTGAAGGAGGCTTag AGACCCAGCCAAAGAAGATTCGGAAACCCCCTGGCCTGCCGTCCTCG GTCTATGCTTCTACATCCGGAGATGAGTTTGCCAGGGACAACGGAGGGTATCCTGGTGCCAAACCTGGCGCCGTCTATCCCGGCACTTTCTACATGCAAG AAGACCCCTGGTCATCTTCTGGCTATTCTGGGATGTTGGGTAACTCTCCTCACATTGGTCAGCCAGGCTCTTTCCCAGCTATCAACCCACAGGACAGAATG AACTATTCTCTGCCTGGCAGTGAAGTCAACGGCTTCCACTCTGCCCCCACCACCTACAACCACACATCCACCATTAATGGAGAGGGCATCATGG ccaCCCGAGGCACAACAGCAAGCAGTTCAGGAGATGAGATTGGGAAAGCTCTTGCTTCT ATTTACCCATCGGACCACAACAGTAATAATTTCTCTTCGGCTCCTTCCACTCCTGGATCTCCCCAGGCCATCCCAG GAGCTCAGTCTCAGTGGCAAAGACCAACCACACCCAACTATGAAGGGCAACCACACACACTG CAGAATAAAATGGAGGACCGCTTGGAAGAGGCCATCCACGTGCTGCGTAGTCATGCTGTGGGCCAGAGCCCAGCGTTAGAAGGCGCTCACTCTGACATGCACAGCCTGCTGTCCTCAGTGCACAACGGGGGCCTTGGAGGCCTCTCCCCAGCTTTCCCCAATGCCAGCCTTGCTCTCAGCAACAGACATCCTGCTTTG CAGGGAGGGAAGCATGAGGAGCCCACAGGACTTCCTCCCAGCAGCACTCTCCTGCATGGCCATCACGCCACTGGACCCACGCCATCCGTTGGCCAACCAGAAGGCTTCACTA GTCTCCCTGGAGGTTTGGCCCGGTCAGCTCACTCTTCCAGCAGCTCAGACATCAAAAGAGAAGACAAAGAGGATGATGAAAACTCATCTATTGCAGACAAGTCggaggaggaaaagaaggaCTCCAAGGCAGCACGTAATCGAACAAG AAAGGAGGCGTTGACCCTCCAGATGCTCTCTGGCCTATCAGACCAGAAAGATGA TCAGGACAACGAGGACGACGAGGACGTTCCCCCTGAGGTGAAGATGGAGCGGGAGAGGGAACGGCGAGTGGCCAACAACGCTCGGGAGCGTCTCAGAGTGCGGGACATCAACGAGGCTTTCAAGGAGCTCGGGAGGATGTGCCAGCTGCACCTCAGCCACGACAAACCTCAGACCAAACTCCTCATCCTCCATCAAGCGGTCAACGTCATCCTCAATTTAGAACAACAAGTCAGAG AGCGCAACCTTAATCCCAAGGCGGCGTGTTTAAAAAGGCGCGAGGAGGAGAAGGTTTCCGGGGTGGTGGGGGAGGCACCCATGCAGCTCCCAGGAGGCCACCCAAGCATGGGAGGAGATGGACACAATCCAGTTGGCCACATGTAA